Proteins from one Pyrococcus kukulkanii genomic window:
- a CDS encoding GDP-mannose 4,6-dehydratase gives MHNTDEVYGDILKGSFTEEDRLMPSSPYSATKAASDMLVLGWARTYKLNASITRCTNNYGPYQFPEKLIPKTIIRANMGLKVPIYGSGQNVRDWLYVKDHVRAIEAVLLKGEAREVYNISAGEEKTNLEVVKTILRIMGKDESLIEFVEDRTRY, from the coding sequence TTGCATAATACTGACGAAGTTTATGGGGACATTCTTAAGGGCTCCTTCACGGAGGAGGATAGGTTAATGCCCTCTTCTCCTTATTCAGCAACGAAAGCTGCAAGTGACATGCTCGTACTCGGTTGGGCTAGGACGTACAAACTTAATGCCTCAATAACAAGGTGCACCAACAACTATGGCCCCTACCAGTTCCCAGAGAAGCTCATACCAAAGACAATCATCAGGGCAAACATGGGATTAAAGGTGCCCATATACGGGAGCGGGCAGAACGTTAGGGACTGGTTGTACGTTAAAGACCACGTTCGAGCCATAGAAGCAGTGTTGCTTAAGGGTGAGGCGAGAGAAGTTTACAACATCTCAGCTGGAGAGGAGAAGACAAACCTTGAGGTAGTTAAAACTATATTAAGGATTATGGGCAAGGATGAATCCTTGATAGAATTCGTTGAGGACAGGACACGATATTAG
- a CDS encoding PIN domain-containing protein, with protein MGGGVTVLRLSVFDFKDVIRASKKFNIDFDDAYQYVLAKKYSLKIVSFDSDFDKTDLGRLLPSQVTGNV; from the coding sequence GTGGGAGGAGGTGTCACAGTTCTGCGATTATCGGTTTTTGATTTTAAAGATGTTATTAGAGCGTCAAAGAAATTTAACATAGATTTTGATGACGCCTATCAATATGTCCTAGCTAAGAAATACAGTCTTAAAATAGTGAGCTTTGACTCAGATTTCGACAAAACGGACTTGGGAAGATTGCTACCGAGCCAAGTCACAGGGAATGTGTAG